From the genome of Desulfonatronum thiosulfatophilum:
GATTTCCAGGGTGTTCGACCCCTATTTCACCACCAAGGAAATGGGCAACGGCCTGGGGCTGTCCACGGCCTTTTCCATCATCAAAAAACACGATGGACATATCCAGGTCCGATCCGATTACGGGCAAGGCGCTGAGTTTCAAATTTATCTTCCAGCGGAAAGCTCCACAGTGGTGATCGAGAGGACATCTCCTAAAGAAAAGCCCTTTGGAAGGAATCAGGGACGAATCCTGCTGATGGACGACGAGCGGATCATTCGCGAATCGGTCCAGGAACTGCTGGAACTGCAAGGATTTACCGTCACAGGCGCCGCAAACGGCCAGGAGGCGGTGAATCTTTATGAACAGGCCATGCGCGACGCATGTCCCTACGACGTGGTTATTCTGGATCTGACCGTCCCCGGCGGCATGGGAGGACGGGAAGCCATCGCCGTCCTGCTGGAAATGGACCCGCGGGTGAAGGCCGTTGTTTCCAGCGGCTACAGCAATGACCCGGTCATGGCCCGTTACCGGGATCACGGATTCCTGGACGTGGTCGCCAAGCCATACCCCTTGAACGAACTGATCACCGTCATCCACAAGGTCATGAACATGCCCGAATCATCGCGGCCTGTGGAAAACTGAAATACAAGCCCATGTGAGATCAAATGGGAGCTGCGACATATTGATCCAATAGCGAGAGAGGGATTATGCTCCCAGCACAGCCCGCTTGAACGCCTCCACCCCGGTCCGCTCCATGAACCGGGCAGTTCGTTCTCGTGGTTTGGCCTGGCTTGCGTAATGTTTCAGACAGGCTTGAGCCAGCTCAACGGCCTGCTCGTCGCTGAGATCCCGGGCTATCACGTCGCCGATCCGGGGGCGTCCGCCGCCATTGCCGCCAAAGATCAAGGTCCAGCCGTTTTTCTTGCCGAACAGCCCCACATCCCGCACATAGCACTCACAGCAATTCATGCCGCACCCGGAGAGGCCGAATTTGGTCTTGGCCGGCAGTTTCACGGCCATGACCGCCGAATCCATCTTCCGGCCCAGCTCCAACGAATCCTGTTGTCCGTATTTGCACCACTGTGAACCCGGACAGGCCTGGATGTAGTGAACGCCGGCGGGCTTTTGCGGGCCGTCGGGTAAGCCGAGGGATCTCCAGATTTCCGTCGCGGTTTCGGGACTGTGCCCGCCGATGGCTAAACGTTGGGCCGAGGTTATCTTGAGCAAGGGAATGTCGTGCTGGCGAACTGCCGCGGCCACGGCCTCCAGATACTCCGGCGTGATCAGCCCCATTTTCGGGCCGGGCAGGATATTGTAGGTTTTGGTGTGGCGTTGCCCATCGGACATGGTGATCTCCTTGTGGTTGTTTTAAGGTGAGGATTCTAACAAAGTTGATTGATGCGCTTTTTGAACATTCAGATCCTGGCCGTGGCCAGGAACAGGGTATGCAACACGGTGATCAACGTAATGAAAAGACTCCATGATGCCGTGCCGGAAAGCCAGGGAAAATGGTATGCAAGCCGGTTGTTGCGGCATCGAGAAATGCAGTCTCCGCACAGGGTGCAGGAAAGGCCGGGGCGGCGAAGGCGCAGGTCGTCAGGCTGCAGGGCCTGATGACGGCAGAACCGGGCACAGCGGCCGCAGGCGTCGCAGTCCGAGTCGATGCGCAGGCGCCAGGGGGACAGCTTGCCCAGAACCACCGCGGCCAATCCGATGGGACAAAAGACCGTGCAATGGGCCATGACGCCCATTCTTCGCGAAACAAGGGCCATGATCGCCACCCCCAGCAGGCCGAACACGGCGGCCAAAGTCAAAGCCCATGTCCAATGAACGTTCAACAGATGCATCCCCAGAGCCGCGGCCATCACCAGCAGAAAAATCGTCACACGGGCCACGGGCGTCCAGGGCGGCAGTTTACCAGGTGATTTGCGCACACCCGAAGCGAGACGATCCCAAGCGCCGATGTAGCAGAGGTGGCTGCACCAGGCCGGTCCCACCAGAATGACCGTGCTCAGAAAGAGGACGAGCATGAAGAAACCTTCGCCTCGATAAATCGGACCGGCCAGGATCTGGGCCGGAACCGGCAGGTGCAGGGCGCCGGTCATCAAGAACTGCTCCCAACCGGCCAGGCCCAGTCCGAGTTGAACGAAAAAAACCACGGAAAAGAACAACCACATCCGGACCCTGATCAGCGGGGCATGTTTCGGATCCTGCAATTTCCCGCTGATCCAGACTGCGTACAAGGCCATCAGCACGATCTGAACGGAGCCGTATCCGGGGAAAAAACGATCCGTGAGCAGAATGGGAAAGGAAACCTTGGCCTGAACCACTCCCAAAGTCAGGATCGTGAGCAGAAACACAACGGCCTGGATCAACTTCTCTTCCGGATTTCGACTGAACCAGGCGCGCAAGGTGCGCGTTTCAAAAAGCAGCACGCTACCGCCCGCGGCCAGGGCCACTCCACTGAGGATCAAGGCCATGCGCAGCCAGGGCTGACCGAAAACCTGCCGAAACTGAACCAGATCCATCATGGTCTGGATCCAGATCACCATGCCGATGGTCAGCGCAAACTGGAGCACGGGTTTGATCCAGGCGCCGCGCCAGAGCATCAGGCCGGGCAGGAACAGCCAGACCATGACCAGATCGAGACTGCCGGAGCGCAGAAAATGCGCCGCCAGCAGCAGGCAGGAAAGGGCCGGCAGCGCAAGAAGCGATCCGGTTCGGAGGAGGGAGGGCGAAGACATGGACATACTTTTCCTTGTGCTTTGAATCCAAAATAACGGATACACGCACTGGTCTCGGTCCGCCTTGACCTGGATCAATTCCTGTTCGCCGAACCTCAGCACTCTCCCCGCTGAGGACAATGACGGAACAGAACCCCAGCGTCATGCTTGAAAAGGTTGCTGCTCTCGGTCTGGTTGGGCAACAGTTTGTTTTTGGGTGAATAGATGGGAATGGAGTAATGGAAGATATTATTGAAATTGAGTCTAGGAGGCAAAAAAAAAAGGGGCTACGATTTTACATCGTAACCCCTTGAAATTTCTGGTCGGGATGAGAGGATTTGAACCTCCGACCCCCTGAACCCCATTCAGGTGCGCTCCCAGTCTGCGCTACATCCCGACAAAGAAAACTTCTCTATGTCATCTGTCGCCAGGATGTCAATGCGTGGTTTGCGATTCGTGGCGTTTGGAATGTGGAACGTGAGTGAATTCTTTAATTTTCAAGGCTTCACGCTTACCACCACCCACCACGCATCTCCTGTCACCCAAACAGAAGATATTTGAACCGCCCGCTTCGCTCGAGGCGCAAAGGTCGCCAAGGATGGCAGGAAGTTTTTCATTTGCCGGGTGAGGACGGCAAATGAAAAGGGGGCCTTGTCCAAAACCGTTACCCGGTTTTGGACAACTTCTGCAACGGTCTTGAACTTTGCGTTCTTGGCGTCTTTGCGGTTCAAAATTTCTTGTTTTTTCTGATAGAGTCACAGGAATAAGTCACTAAGGCATCTTTCATTACCCTTACCCATCTCCCCCCTTCATCCCTTCAGGCAGCCCAAAGGGCTGAGGCGGGCGAATTTGTTGGTCAGGCCGGCCTGGGTGGAGGCTTCCACGACCTGATGGATGTCCTTGTAGGCGGCGGGGGCTTCTTCGGCCAGGCCTTTGAGATGGTTGGTGCGGATCAGGATGCCGCGGGAGGTCAGCTGGGTCAGGACGTCGCGGCCCGGGGTGCGTTTCAAGGCCTGGGAGCGGCTCAGGGCGCGGCCGGAGCCGTGGCAGGTGGAGGCGAAGGCGTCTTCGCTGGATTCGCGCCCGGCCAGGATATATGAATCCGTGCCCATGCTCCCGCCCACCAGGATGGGCTGGCCGGTGCGCCGAAACGGTTCTTGGATCTGCGGGCTTTCCGGACCGAAGGCGCGGGTGGCGCCCTTGCGGTGGACGTAGAGGGGCCTGGATCGCCCTTCTACGGGGTGATCTTCACGGCGGCAGGTGTTGTGGTTGACCTCGAACAGGGTACGGACCTGGACTCCGGGCAAGACGCGCTGGAAGGCCTCCCGGATCAGGTGGACGATCATCTGCCTGTTGGCCATGGCGTAGTTCGCGCCGCAGGCCATGGCCTGATAATACCGCTCCGCTTCCGAAGAACGAATGGGCGCGCAGACCAGTTCCTTTTCCGGAATGGGAATTCGGTGCCGGCGGGCCGCCTCGCCCAGGATGCGGATGTAGTCCGTGCCGATCTGGTGGCCCAGGCCGCGGGAGCCGCAATGCACGGAGATCAGCACATCGTCACTGGCAACTCCCAGAAGCCCGGCGGATGGGTGCAAAACCTCCTCCACGCACTGGATTTCCAGGTAGTGATTGCCGGCCCCAAGGGTGCCCAGTTGGCGTTTTTCCCGCTTCCTGGCCTGATCGGAGACGGTTTCGGGAACCGCTCCGGACATGGCGCCGCCGTCCTCCAGGCGTTCCAGATCCTCTCGGGTGCCGTAACCCTGCTTGACGGCCCAGCGCGCACCCTGGACCAGGACGCGGTCCAGTTCTCCGGCCTTGAGTTGGATGCCGCCGGTTCCGCCCACTCCCGCCGGGACCAAAAGCTGAAACTGATCCATGAGCGCTTCCAGGTGGGGCTGAATTTCCTCCCGTCGCAACCCGGTGTGCAGGACCCGCACGCCGCAGGCGATGTCGTACCCCACCCCGCCCATGCAGATCACTCCATCCTGGTCCGGATCAAAGGCCGCCACTCCGCCGATGGGAAAGCCGAAGCCGCTGTGGGCGTCGGGCATGGCCAAAGCCGCACGGACGATGCCCGGAAGGGCGGCCACATTGGCCAGCTGCCGGATGACCGCGTCGTCCATGGCGGCGACAAGGGCGCGGTCGCCGTAGATCCGCGCCGGAACGCGCATGTTGCCCGCCGTCGGAAACTCCCAGAGCCATGGGGTTATTTGCTTCAGATTGGAGGCATCCATGTCTTCACCCCCTGCGTTTAAACATTTTTTCCAGGTCGCCGCTCTCCAGGCGGACCATTACGGGCCTGCCGTGGGGGCAAAAAGATTTGTCCGGGCACTGCAGCCAGGCGTCCAGAAGATGCAACGCCTCGGAGGGGGCCAGCTTCTGTCCGGCGGTGATGGCGGTCTTGCAGGCCATCAGGGTCCAGACGGCATCGGGATCGCGGGAGCGGCCGTCAAGCAGGTCCAGCAGAAACTCCTGCCCCGTCCCGGGCTGCATGTGCTCCGGCACCCCGTGAACAATGAGCCGGCCCCGTCCGGGATTTTCCAGATGAAAACCCAGGTCGTGCAGCGTTGCCCAAAGCTGTTCCGCTCTCTCCTGCTGCGTGGGATGCAGGGACAGTTCCAGGGGCGCGAGGAGGTTCCGGGGAACAGGCCGGGCGCTGTGCCGCAAACGATGGAACAGGACTCGTTCGTGGGCTGCGTGCTGGTCCACGAGCATCAGCCCGTCCTCGGTGGCCAGGACCAGGTAGGTTTCGGCCGCCTGCCCCAGGTAGTTCATTCCGGCGATATCGGTCCGGGGAGCGGCCAGCCCGGTCTCCGGCCTGGCCAATCTTGCCGCTGACGTGATCGACTGGTCGACCTGCGACGCGCCGAGCGGTTCGGGGTCGGCATGTTGCGAAACAGGCGACAGGGATGCCTGGTCGCTACCGGCGATGGACGGCTCAGCGAATTCGGCGTTGAATTGCATGCGGTACTCGCGCAGGGTGGCGAACTTTGGTCGCGGGTCCGGCCGGGGGATTTCGCTGGAGTATTCTGCGGCGGAGGCCGTGGACGATACGGGCCGATCCGAATCCAAAGCCGAGGCGAATCGGCGGGTTTCCAGATCTTCGAGAGCCTGGACCACCCCCCGGCGAATCAGGGCGAAGATGCCCTGTTGATCCCGGAAGCGGACCTCGGACTTGGCCGGGTGGACGTTGACGTCCACCTCCTGGGGCGGAACCTGCAGAAACAGCGCAACCTGAGGATATTCCCGGTTCAGCAGGCGTCCCTGATAGGCATCCCGGACCGCCCGCAGGAAGAGCTTGTCCTGCACGGGACGCTGGTTGACGTAGAGCAGCATGCGGTCCGCCTGGCCCTGGGTGCTGTGCGGCGCGCTGATCACTCCTTGGAGATGGTGTCCGTCGCGAAAATAATCCACGTCCAGCAGATTTTCGATGACCGTTGGCGGCCAGATCGCGCCGAGTCTGCCCCGCAGATCCGTGGCGGGTCGCAAATCCAGGGCGACCCGGTCGCCGACCTTGTATTCAAAGTGGACCCCCAGATGGGCCAGAGCCAGGCGGCACAAGACGTCCTGGCAGCGTTTGCCCTCCGTGGCCGTGGTTTTCAGGAATTTCAACCTCGCCGGGACGTTGACGAACAGATCCCGGACCTCCACCCGTGTCCCTCCGGCCAGGGCCGCCGGTCCCTGGTCCACGACTCGGCCGCCGTCCACCTCGATGAAGGCGGCCATATCCGACCCGGTGGGTATCGAGGTCATGCGCAGCCGGGAAACCGAAGCAATGCTGGGCAGGGCTTCGCCCCGGAAGCCGAAGCTGTGCAGGGAAAAAAGATCCTCGCTGGAGGCGATCTTGCTGGTGGCATGGCGGGTGACGGCCAGTTCGAGCTGGTCGGGATGGATTCCGGCGCCATCGTCCTGAACCTGGATCAGTCCCTGGCCGCCACGGTCCACCGCCACCTGAACCCGCGTTGCTTCGGCGTCCAGGCTGTTTTCCAGAAGTTCCTTGAGCACGCTGGCCGGCCGCTCCACCACCTCGCCGGCGGCGATCTGGTTTTGGAGTGCGGAGGGGAGAATACGGATGGACGAAGGGGGTGTCGGCATGTTCGCGATCCTGGGCGTTGGGGACGTTTTGGGAAGATGATTGTGGCGCAGGACCACAGGGAGATCAATCCCCGGGCGCAGGGGAAAGTTCAGAGATGAATTTCCGGGCCGCCCGCGCCCCGGCTTCGGCGCATCCCGGCCCCTTGAAAAAATCCATCAGACTGTAATCACGCAGTTCGGGCTGGATCAAAAAATCCGGCGGCTCTTTTTTCAGACGCATCAGATTGATGGTCCGTTGCATGATGTAGATGCTGTTGAAAAGCAGGACGAACAGGTTGGGCATTTTCCCCGGAGCAGCGGCTTTTGTCTGTTCGAGATGGATATCGGCCTTGAGAACCTGGGCGTTGAGGTCCACGGCGACGACAATGTCCGCGTTCATCTTGCGGCAGATATTCACCGGCAGCGGATTGATCAGTCCGCCGTCCACGAGCAGGCGGTCTTCATTCCAGGCCGGGGTGAACATGCCGGGCAGGGCGATGCTGGCCCGAACCGCTGGCAGGACCGGGCCGGAAGTGAAGACGACTTCCTCGCCGGTGGCCACGTCCGCGGCGTTGACTGCCAAGGCCGGAGCACAGTCTTCCAACCTGGAAACCCGCATGAACGAAGAAAGGAATTCCACCACCCTGTCGCCGTCCATGAGACCGTGACGCGGGAAAACAGGGTCCGCCATGCTCATCAGATCCCCGCGACCCATTTTCAGGACGTGGTCCGTGAACCTGGCCCAATCCCCGCCGGCATAGGCGGCGCCGACAAAAGCTCCGATGCTGCACCCGGCAATGCAGTGCGGCCTGAGCCCGGCCCGGTCCAATTCCTGGAGAAAGCCGATATGCGCAAACCCCCTGGCAGCGCCGCCGCCCAGGACAAGGCCCAGTTTGGCCGAACGCAGGTCGTTCAATGTAATGTGGGGAGACGGGATCGTATTCATGGCTGTGATTGACGTCGTGGAATAAATTACGGTCAGGTCTTGATAGGCCTCACGAACAAGGTAATGCTCGTCGGTTTCGGTATCCGGCTCTCTTCTGGTGCGTCAAGCATTTGCGCCTCCATGTTTTTCCTTTATCTGTCCAACATTGTCCTGTATGAATACATCCTAAACCCGTCTCTCGAGACGAACTACCGATATTTGCTGCCGTGGGTTGAAAAATTATGATCAAATTTGCTTGAGGCGGCAACTTTTCGATATCCGGTCCCGAATTTGTCGCCAGGGATGCCGGGATAATTGTTGAAGAGTTGATTATTGTAATGTGCAATGAACATGCAATCAGAACATGAGAGGGAGTGACCATGAGTGATCTTGATGCCTGCAAACAGTGGTTGAACGAGGTCAATTGGGACATGATCCACGAGGATGCCGTGACCATGTTTCTGGAATGGGGCAACAACAACTGGCATGATGCCATGCGGCAGCCGGTGCGGGGATCTGATGAATACTCGATCTATTTCGTGATCGACACCTGGGAAAAGCCCAAAGTCGTGTTGATGAAAATGAACAATTACGGTTCAACGACCTTGTGCGAGAAACGTCTGCCCGAGGAGCTGGCCAAATCCTATCTGGAATCCATCGGCGGCCTGAAAGGCATCCATGAACTCAGCCCCGAAGTCCGGGAATGGCTGACCGCGGAACTGGGAGACTGACGTCTGTCAGGCACTTGGCTGCCGAACACCGCTGGCGGACACCAACTGACGGGATCAATCCTCTGCCATGAAGAGCCGGGGCATCGCGGGGCGCCGGACTTCCGGTTCAAGCCATCTCCGCATCACAGCAATCCGCCTGATGACTTCCGACCTCCACCACGCGCGTCTATCCCTTTG
Proteins encoded in this window:
- a CDS encoding DVU0772 family protein, with amino-acid sequence MSDLDACKQWLNEVNWDMIHEDAVTMFLEWGNNNWHDAMRQPVRGSDEYSIYFVIDTWEKPKVVLMKMNNYGSTTLCEKRLPEELAKSYLESIGGLKGIHELSPEVREWLTAELGD
- a CDS encoding sulfite reductase, assimilatory-type, producing MSDGQRHTKTYNILPGPKMGLITPEYLEAVAAAVRQHDIPLLKITSAQRLAIGGHSPETATEIWRSLGLPDGPQKPAGVHYIQACPGSQWCKYGQQDSLELGRKMDSAVMAVKLPAKTKFGLSGCGMNCCECYVRDVGLFGKKNGWTLIFGGNGGGRPRIGDVIARDLSDEQAVELAQACLKHYASQAKPRERTARFMERTGVEAFKRAVLGA
- a CDS encoding RtcB family protein codes for the protein MDASNLKQITPWLWEFPTAGNMRVPARIYGDRALVAAMDDAVIRQLANVAALPGIVRAALAMPDAHSGFGFPIGGVAAFDPDQDGVICMGGVGYDIACGVRVLHTGLRREEIQPHLEALMDQFQLLVPAGVGGTGGIQLKAGELDRVLVQGARWAVKQGYGTREDLERLEDGGAMSGAVPETVSDQARKREKRQLGTLGAGNHYLEIQCVEEVLHPSAGLLGVASDDVLISVHCGSRGLGHQIGTDYIRILGEAARRHRIPIPEKELVCAPIRSSEAERYYQAMACGANYAMANRQMIVHLIREAFQRVLPGVQVRTLFEVNHNTCRREDHPVEGRSRPLYVHRKGATRAFGPESPQIQEPFRRTGQPILVGGSMGTDSYILAGRESSEDAFASTCHGSGRALSRSQALKRTPGRDVLTQLTSRGILIRTNHLKGLAEEAPAAYKDIHQVVEASTQAGLTNKFARLSPLGCLKG
- the mutL gene encoding DNA mismatch repair endonuclease MutL produces the protein MPTPPSSIRILPSALQNQIAAGEVVERPASVLKELLENSLDAEATRVQVAVDRGGQGLIQVQDDGAGIHPDQLELAVTRHATSKIASSEDLFSLHSFGFRGEALPSIASVSRLRMTSIPTGSDMAAFIEVDGGRVVDQGPAALAGGTRVEVRDLFVNVPARLKFLKTTATEGKRCQDVLCRLALAHLGVHFEYKVGDRVALDLRPATDLRGRLGAIWPPTVIENLLDVDYFRDGHHLQGVISAPHSTQGQADRMLLYVNQRPVQDKLFLRAVRDAYQGRLLNREYPQVALFLQVPPQEVDVNVHPAKSEVRFRDQQGIFALIRRGVVQALEDLETRRFASALDSDRPVSSTASAAEYSSEIPRPDPRPKFATLREYRMQFNAEFAEPSIAGSDQASLSPVSQHADPEPLGASQVDQSITSAARLARPETGLAAPRTDIAGMNYLGQAAETYLVLATEDGLMLVDQHAAHERVLFHRLRHSARPVPRNLLAPLELSLHPTQQERAEQLWATLHDLGFHLENPGRGRLIVHGVPEHMQPGTGQEFLLDLLDGRSRDPDAVWTLMACKTAITAGQKLAPSEALHLLDAWLQCPDKSFCPHGRPVMVRLESGDLEKMFKRRG
- a CDS encoding 4Fe-4S binding protein, with the protein product MSSPSLLRTGSLLALPALSCLLLAAHFLRSGSLDLVMVWLFLPGLMLWRGAWIKPVLQFALTIGMVIWIQTMMDLVQFRQVFGQPWLRMALILSGVALAAGGSVLLFETRTLRAWFSRNPEEKLIQAVVFLLTILTLGVVQAKVSFPILLTDRFFPGYGSVQIVLMALYAVWISGKLQDPKHAPLIRVRMWLFFSVVFFVQLGLGLAGWEQFLMTGALHLPVPAQILAGPIYRGEGFFMLVLFLSTVILVGPAWCSHLCYIGAWDRLASGVRKSPGKLPPWTPVARVTIFLLVMAAALGMHLLNVHWTWALTLAAVFGLLGVAIMALVSRRMGVMAHCTVFCPIGLAAVVLGKLSPWRLRIDSDCDACGRCARFCRHQALQPDDLRLRRPGLSCTLCGDCISRCRNNRLAYHFPWLSGTASWSLFITLITVLHTLFLATARI
- a CDS encoding patatin-like phospholipase family protein; the protein is MNTIPSPHITLNDLRSAKLGLVLGGGAARGFAHIGFLQELDRAGLRPHCIAGCSIGAFVGAAYAGGDWARFTDHVLKMGRGDLMSMADPVFPRHGLMDGDRVVEFLSSFMRVSRLEDCAPALAVNAADVATGEEVVFTSGPVLPAVRASIALPGMFTPAWNEDRLLVDGGLINPLPVNICRKMNADIVVAVDLNAQVLKADIHLEQTKAAAPGKMPNLFVLLFNSIYIMQRTINLMRLKKEPPDFLIQPELRDYSLMDFFKGPGCAEAGARAARKFISELSPAPGD